One part of the Bombus terrestris chromosome 13, iyBomTerr1.2, whole genome shotgun sequence genome encodes these proteins:
- the LOC100649230 gene encoding potassium voltage-gated channel protein Shaw-like: MRKLDDGRWNDRVILNVGGVRHETYKSTLKKIPATRLSRLTEALVNYDPILNEYFYDRHPGVFAQVLNYYRTGKLHYPTDVCGPLFEEELDFWGLDSNQVEPCCWSTYSVHRDTQATLAILDKLDIEGEKLSDEEIARLFGYEEEYNRGTLTKWQKLRPRIWALFDEPYSSTAAKCIACMSILFICLSVLCFCLKSHTMTKQSRNNQRNGESLHFEPNEYVDHVDSYPVLFYLEHTCNAWFTLEITLRCLVSPSLKRFAVSPVNAIDLTATLSFYTEFLTKSSLYLEILSIARVLRLFKLTRHSPGLRILIHTFKASAKELALLVFFLVLGIVVFASLIFYAERLQENPHNDFDSIPHGLWWALVTMTTVGYGDMTPKTFPGMFIGGLCAIAGVLAIALPVPVIVSNFSMFYSHTQARSKLPKQRRRVLPAEVPRRSRCLSYPDANDIQSQLISNTSSRSPRRRPATIGLENVFNLQPNIVINLPQESTVTGTINSDRVDSPHLATTNPVKNGTAVDGATYDTYQREEGKKASWFTGTSKDIPHTYIIVPETLETM, from the exons ATGAGAAAGCTAGATGACGGCAGATGGAACGACCGGGTGATCCTGAACGTCGGCGGTGTACGACACGAAACCTACAAGTCTACTCTGAAGAAAATACCAGCTACTAGGTTATCGCGTTTAACGGAAGCCCTGGTCAATTACGATCCTATTTTGAACGAATACTTTTACGATCGTCATCCGGGCGTTTTTGCCCAGGTGTTGAATTACTATCGTACCGGAAAGCTTCATTACCCGACAGACGTTTGTGGTCCGCTTTTCGAGGAGGAACTCGACTTCTGGGGACTGGACTCTAATCAG GTGGAACCGTGTTGTTGGAGCACCTACAGCGTACACAGGGACACCCAAGCAACGCTGGCAATTCTCGATAAGCTGGACATAGAGGGTGAGAAATTAAGCGACGAGGAGATCGCGCGACTTTTTGGTTACGAGGAGGAATACAACAGAGGGACCTTGACAAAATGGCAAAAGCTACGGCCAAGGATCTGGGCTCTGTTCGACGAGCCGTACTCCTCCACCGCGGCCAAGTGCATAGCCTGTATGTCGATACTTTTCATCTGCCTCTCGGTTCTCTGCTTCTGCCTCAAGAGTCACACGATGACGAAACAATCGAGAAACAATCAACGGAACGGTGAATCGCTGCATTTCGAACCCAACGAATACGTGGATCACGTCGATTCTTATCCGGTGCTCTTTTACCTTGAACATACGTGCAACGCTTGGTTTACTTTGGAGATTACTCTTCGCTGTTTG GTAAGCCCGAGCTTGAAGAGATTCGCCGTGTCACCAGTGAACGCGATAGACTTAACCGCTACGTTGAGCTTTTACACGGAGTTCCTTACCAAGTCCAGCCTGTATCTCGAGATTCTGTCGATAGCTCGAGTCCTGCGGCTCTTCAAGTTGACGAGACACTCCCCAGGACTTAGGATTCTGATCCATACGTTCAAGGCGTCAGCCAAGGAATTGGCGTTGCTGGTTTTCTTCCTCGTTCTAGGCATCGTCGTCTTCGCCAGTCTCATCTTCTACGCAGAACGTCTTCAA GAGAACCCGCATAACGACTTCGACAGCATACCGCACGGTCTTTGGTGGGCCTTGGTGACCATGACGACAGTTGGTTACGGCGATATGACACCAAAAACCTTTCCCGGAATGTTCATCGGGGGATTGTGCGCTATTGCGGGCGTTCTAGCTATCGCTCTTCCAGTTCCTGTTATCGTCAGCAACTTCTCCATGTTTTATTCCCATACGCAG GCTCGAAGCAAGTTACCGAAACAAAGGCGAAGAGTGCTACCAGCGGAAGTGCCAAGACGATCGAGATGTTTGAGTTACCCAGATGCCAACGATATTCAATCTCAACTTATTTCCAATACCTCGTCCAGGTCACCAAGACGGAGACCAGCAACCATAGGGTTGGAAAATGTTTTCAATCTGCAG CCTAATATCGTGATAAATTTGCCGCAAGAATCCACCGTCACGGGGACCATAAATTCTGACAGAGTGGATTCTCCTCACCTTGCCACCACCAATCCCGTGAAAAATGGCACAGCAGTTGATGGGGCTACGTATGATACGTATCAAAGGGAGGAGGGTAAAAAGGCAAGTTGGTTTACAGGAACCTCCAAAGATATACCTCATACTTACATCATTGTGCCAGAGACGTTGGAAACGATGTAA